A stretch of Henckelia pumila isolate YLH828 chromosome 4, ASM3356847v2, whole genome shotgun sequence DNA encodes these proteins:
- the LOC140894537 gene encoding protein RST1 isoform X3, which yields MATALLIAPKKKQAGEWKQQSTTTPGHLLFKFLRNMWFEDKSSSLGLVYVTIFSSRKVLTNEEHNRLKTWSSSVREYCLGIIEKHKQSATIAHSGKSVLTEIPSLLCATASVLLLHHRGNFVIDLLDIGSSLEPKLGVPLLLAVLFYSHIFSSKDKDNDAHDMLLKLLGLLPSLASHSAMTPLVVQVLLPMLNKDVNPVIKATAIRMICKTWVINDRVFGTLHGALHQSGLTQFASERSICISMAVSILDVCKQNPDRGVDLILSVEACIENNDHLVRSLGFQSLACLCEADVIDFYTAWEVIEVHAQNYLGNALVAHGLSLLLKWGAMDADAYPEAATYVLNILWNIVAYGEVSQSSLWTSAQEAAFAALLRYEVIHIQRSIPDFSSRNMELLISQANPELLTAVEEFEVKIINYEHLTRQRFVKQRKVSGNKIVKLLDVVPDVIFTSGSNHRAKELPGAALLVIPTPKDRTHQKVRDKFFMLCLHYFGNYRSLITSALGQQDVHAVYEDATMEIAASLQLSRNILLALFSLQSWKPFMLRWIRSGIKVLEAKAHTVPDKTLKAADYIMKVITRLAELASPQSAENMALAMGAFCLVLPPSSHTIKSIASKFLLNWLSQYEHEHRQWSAAISLGLISSCLHVTDHKQKFENINALIEVASVSKSTLVKGACGTGLGFSCQDLLTRVNAGPNTLHEKNTFNKQETELLRKILRSLIQMICQFTGSSAHILEKLASYFPLGTDDSTPPRTVEFLREDAVSLDLEDLWGIAGPIIGLGNSFGALYRAGAHDAVRYLKNLIFSWIPSANFLSSKSAVSETGWQMPSLGACLALPSIVLFCQRVELINRIELVHLVNGFMELLSELISVELSDTFHQYLLMASCVGAGSLLSIILNAGVHSLEVESVKGLLEIFRRTYSSPHPPFIHLGGMLGVVNALGADAGILIPHYRLPSLHTTFSQKESSYVLGPLLSNLVLEQELITLIQEIFLVAQNSDDPRLKHYASWAVTFLRHSLFTEETSYEEIAVSNQSGVHESIPQGLAEDSLVMKLSLWLINVNYPELGTRINICTVSCALRCLSHAPRLPSLDWGAVIRRCMTYSDQVDEVTTRNLALRRTLREECFLFSFSHGNQSDSLLGFLDELSDLPRLKTLDSHLQSLVFLHLGALLKIFSSSRLVKLFDDLAAFILWFVSSDQYNQALKVSLRVLCWKGLCLCLNESALEVQDYAYTLEHCMEVLFEMLPWSHLTDSGLYHGNSSAEWTEAIRCLGKARQSWLSNLLMVLEANFKEENRDLRTLKKIQVKAALVRIGSVPLLELAKLKAVILDTNSEVIWNILVEVAVTLHNTQENVRRQWLVDTAEILCVTSHPSTALRFLGLLCGSCCKYMPILIGDEASVLSDLPVTLFALLSGTGWEMAAESIASYIWTSTERIHDWVTHRERADYLQIDRSENDSADVLLRVLHRTSILLKDYLPVDKQLRLANMDFTLT from the exons ATGGCTACTGCTTTACTGATTGCACCAAAGAAAAAGCAGGCGGGAGAATGGAAGCAGCAGTCTACCACAACTCCCGGACACCTTCTGTTTAAGTTTCTAAGGAATATGTGGTTTGAG GATAAATCATCGTCGCTTGGTTTGGTTTATGTCACTATATTTTCTAGTAGGAAAGTGCTCACCAATGAGGAGCATAATAGATTAAAAACTTGGAGTTCCTCTGTAAGAGAGTATTGTCTGGGAATTATTGAAAAGCACAAGCAGAGTGCGACAATCGCTCACTCTGGGAAAAGTGTTTTGACAG AAATACCTTCGTTACTTTGTGCTACTGCGAGTGTCCTTCTTTTGCATCATCGGGGAAACTTTGTCATCGATCTCTTGGATATTGGAAGTAGTCTGGAACCTAAGCTCGGTGTTCCGTTGTTGCTTGCCGTTCTATTCTACAGTCATATATTCTCTAGTAAAGATAAAGACAATGATGCTCATGACATGCTG TTAAAACTCTTAGGTTTGCTTCCGTCACTTGCTTCACATTCGGCAATGACACCACTGGTAGTTCAGGTTCTTCTGCCAATGCTTAACAAGGATGTGAATCC TGTCATAAAAGCTACTGCAATACGCATGATTTGTAAGACATGGGTGATCAATGACCGTGTCTTTGGAACTTTGCAT GGAGCTTTGCATCAAAGTGGATTAACGCAGTTTGCATCTGAAAGAAGTATCTGCATCAGTATGGCCGTTTCTATTCTAGATGTCTGCAAACAAAACCCTGATCGAGGTGTGGACCTTATATTGTCTGTTGAG GCTTGCATTGAAAACAACGATCATTTAGTTCGGTCTCTTGGATTCCAAAGCCTTGCTTGCCTTTGTGAGGCAGATGTCATTG ATTTTTACACAGCCTGGGAGGTGATTGAAGTGCATGCACAGAACTACTTGGGAAATGCCCTTGTTGCTCATGG CCTTTCTCTGCTTTTGAAGTGGGGGGCAATGGATGCTGATGCATATCCTGAAGCTGCTACATATGTCTTGAACATATTGTGGAATATTGTAGCCTATGGAGAAGTTAGCCAGAGCTCTTTGTGGACTAGTGCTCAAGAAGCTGCCTTTGCTGCTTTATTGCGGTATGAG GTGATTCATATTCAGAGAAGCATACCTGATTTCAGCAGCAGGAACATGGAATTGCTCATCTCTCAGGCTAACCCTGAATTACTGACAGCAGTGGAAGAATTTGAAGTCAAAATTATAAACTATGAGCATCT TACACGGCAAAGATTCGTTAAGCAGAGAAAGGTCTCTGGAAACAAGATCGTTAAGCTGTTAGATGTTGTCCCTGACGTTATATTTACCTCAG GCAGTAACCACAGAGCTAAAGAATTGCCTGGTGCAGCTTTACTTGTCATTCCTACTCCCAAAGATAGGACTCACCAAAAAGTAAGAGACAAGTTCTTCATGTTATGTTTACATTATTTTGGAAATTACCGGTCTTTGATTACCAGTGCACTGGGACAACAGGATGTGCATGCTGTATATGAGGATGCAACCATGGAAATAGCTGCTTCTCTTCAGCTCTCAAGGAATATCTTACTCGCCCTTTTCTCTTTGCAATCTTGGAAACCTTTTATGCTGAGATGGATTAGGTCTGGCATCAAGGTACTTGAGGCTAAGGCGCATACAGTGCCGGATAAAACTTTGAAGGCTGCTGATTATATTATGAAG GTTATAACAAGGCTAGCTGAACTGGCAAGCCCTCAATCCGCTGAGAATATGGCCCTAGCAATGGGAGCTTTTTGTCTG GTACTACCACCTTCTTCACACACCATCAAGTCAATTGCTTCAAAGTTCTTGCTCAATTGGCTGTCTCAGTATGAGCATGAACATCGCCAGTGGTCGGCGGCAATTTCTCTTGGGTTGATATCAAGTTGCCTGCATGTGACTGATCACAAGCAAAAGTTTGAAAATATCAATGCACTCATTGAG GTGGCATCTGTTAGCAAGAGCACCCTTGTGAAAGGAGCTTGTGGAACTGGATTGGGTTTCTCGTGTCAAGATCTACTGACTAGAGTCAATGCTGGACCTAATACTCTACACGAAAAAAACACTTTCAATAAGCAGGAAACTGAATTGTTGAGGAAGATCCTTAGAAGCTTAATCCAGATGATATGTCAGTTTACTGGATCTTCAGCTCATATTCTCGAAAAGTTAGCTTCATATTTTCCTCTTGGAACAGATGATTCCACCCCACCTAGGACTGTTGAGTTTCTGAGAGAGGATGCTGTTAGCCTAGATCTGGAGGATTTATGGGGTATTGCCGGACCTATAATCGGTTTAGGGAATTCTTTTGGTGCATTATACAGGGCTGGGGCTCATGATGCAGTTCGATATTTAAAAAATCTTATCTTTTCATGGATTCCTAGTGCAAATTTCTTATCTTCAAAATCAGCTGTAAGTGAAACAGGTTGGCAAATGCCATCTCTAGGAGCATGCCTTGCGTTACCATCTATAGTGCTTTTCTGCCAAAGGGTTGAATTGATCAATCGTATTGAGTTGGTCCATCTTGTGAATGGCTTCATGGAGCTACTCTCTGAACTGATATCTGTTGAATTATCTGATACCTTCCACCAATACTTGTTGATGGCATCTTGTGTAGGAGCTGGAAGTCTTCTTTCTATCATTTTAAATGCGGGTGTGCACTCGTTAGAAGTTGAGTCTGTTAAAGGTTTGCTGGAAatatttagaagaacttactccAGTCCTCACCCTCCATTTATTCATCTCGGAGGAATGCTTGGAGTTGTAAATGCATTAGGGGCTGATGCCGGAATACTGATTCCACATTACCGTTTACCTTCCTTGCATACCACATTTAGTCAAAAG GAATCTTCTTATGTCTTGGGTCCGCTGCTTTCAAATCTGGTTCTGGAGCAAGAATTGATCACACTGATCCAAGAAATATTTCTTGTGGCTCAGAATTCTGACGATCCTCGATTGAAGCATTATGCATCGTGGGCAGTCACATTTCTTAGGCATTCTTTATTCACTGAAGAAACCTCATATGAGGAGATTGCTGTGTCCAACCAATCTGGTGTTCACGAGTCCATTCCTCAGGGCTTAGCTGAAGACAGCTTGGTCATGAAACTGTCTTTGTGGCTGATAAATGTGAATTATCCCGAG CTTGGCACCAGAATTAATATCTGCACAGTTTCTTGTGCTTTGCGATGTCTTTCACATGCTCCAAGATTGCCATCATTGGATTGGGGGGCAGTCATCAGACGGTGCATGACATATAGTGATCAAGTTGACGAAGTGACTACAAGAAATTTAGCCTTGAGGAGAACACTCAGGGAGGAGTGTttcctcttttctttttcaCATGGAAACCAATCTGATTCTCTCCTTGGCTTCCTCGATGAGCTATCTGATCTGCCAAGACTGAAGACACTTGATTCACATCTGCAGTCACTAGTGTTCTTGCACCTGGGAGCGCTGTTGAAGATATTCTCTTCTTCTAGACTAGTGAAGCTCTTTGATGATTTAGCCGCCTTCATACTGTGGTTTGTGTCTTCTGATCAATACAACCAAGCACTGAAAGTCTCATTAAGAGTTTTATGCTGGAAGGGACTGTGTCTTTGTTTAAACGAATCTGCTTTAGAGGTTCAAGACTATGCATATACTTTGGAGCATTGTATGGAGGTTCTGTTTGAAATGTTGCCGTGGTCTCACTTGACCGATTCTGGATTATATCATGGTAATTCCAGTGCAGAATGGACCGAAGCAATTAGATGCCTAGGGAAGGCTCGGCAAAGCTGGCTATCAAATCTTTTGATG GTTTTGGAGGCAAATTTCAAAGAAGAGAACAGGGATTTGAGAACTTTGAAAAAAATTCAAGTTAAAGCTGCATTAGTTCGAATTGGTTCCGTCCCTCTGTTGGAGCTAGCAAAACTGAAAGCTGTTATATTGGACACCAATTCAGAAG TTATCTGGAATATCCTGGTAGAAGTTGCTGTAACTTTGCATAACACCCAAGAAAATGTTAGAAGACAATGGCTAGTTGATACAGCTGAAATTCTGTGCGTGACAAGTCACCCTTCCACG GCATTACGGTTTCTAGGCTTGTTATGTGGCAGCTGCTGCAAATATATGCCCATTTTGATTGGAGATGAGGCGAGTGTGTTGAGTGACCTGCCGGTCACCCTTTTCGCTCTCCTATCGGGAACAGGTTGGGAGATGGCCGCGGAATCTATAGCTTCTTACATATGGACGTCAACGGAGAGGATTCATGATTGGGTCACACATAGAGAGCGTGCCGATTATTTACAGATTGACAGGAGTGAGAATGACTCTGCGGACGTCTTATTGCGGGTGCTGCATCGCACGAGTATATTGTTGAAAGATTATTTGCCAGTGGATAAACAGCTAAGACTTGCTAACATGGATTTTACGTTAACATAA
- the LOC140894537 gene encoding protein RST1 isoform X1, which produces MEAYAPLLEKTRIPQPSLQRLAVISIFEKIRSAPSSSAGIDVLNLCLNSASPAVVDQSTRELCRLVKDSKFDLSTALLELHSALEGSSSPQSRCVFVKAIGFLTRFGFQEKPSSFRFHSSEIHPFVKILSCGTVVQCELVKQVVLFMLKSKHLGMEAVCEFLGPFLNYSVVKLPVMGHSSEFTRNLISTILALCCSLPQEAIPIVNLLTERLKYFSCKKPEEVVNISYVVECLVDAYLVVLRQLVGMRFLVREAQLCGLALVEAILLLHTDFRKCSGGVEKIIDASRHLLAVQKELNLNYMVEFSSVMLSLLPILMQSELEHEQYPVLKLVLFLLRWKSEREYDMNAVTSELTEELLFIFPVLALVSSPSRCIKQIASDLLSILGKMATALLIAPKKKQAGEWKQQSTTTPGHLLFKFLRNMWFEDKSSSLGLVYVTIFSSRKVLTNEEHNRLKTWSSSVREYCLGIIEKHKQSATIAHSGKSVLTEIPSLLCATASVLLLHHRGNFVIDLLDIGSSLEPKLGVPLLLAVLFYSHIFSSKDKDNDAHDMLLKLLGLLPSLASHSAMTPLVVQVLLPMLNKDVNPVIKATAIRMICKTWVINDRVFGTLHGALHQSGLTQFASERSICISMAVSILDVCKQNPDRGVDLILSVEACIENNDHLVRSLGFQSLACLCEADVIDFYTAWEVIEVHAQNYLGNALVAHGLSLLLKWGAMDADAYPEAATYVLNILWNIVAYGEVSQSSLWTSAQEAAFAALLRYEVIHIQRSIPDFSSRNMELLISQANPELLTAVEEFEVKIINYEHLTRQRFVKQRKVSGNKIVKLLDVVPDVIFTSGSNHRAKELPGAALLVIPTPKDRTHQKVRDKFFMLCLHYFGNYRSLITSALGQQDVHAVYEDATMEIAASLQLSRNILLALFSLQSWKPFMLRWIRSGIKVLEAKAHTVPDKTLKAADYIMKVITRLAELASPQSAENMALAMGAFCLVLPPSSHTIKSIASKFLLNWLSQYEHEHRQWSAAISLGLISSCLHVTDHKQKFENINALIEVASVSKSTLVKGACGTGLGFSCQDLLTRVNAGPNTLHEKNTFNKQETELLRKILRSLIQMICQFTGSSAHILEKLASYFPLGTDDSTPPRTVEFLREDAVSLDLEDLWGIAGPIIGLGNSFGALYRAGAHDAVRYLKNLIFSWIPSANFLSSKSAVSETGWQMPSLGACLALPSIVLFCQRVELINRIELVHLVNGFMELLSELISVELSDTFHQYLLMASCVGAGSLLSIILNAGVHSLEVESVKGLLEIFRRTYSSPHPPFIHLGGMLGVVNALGADAGILIPHYRLPSLHTTFSQKESSYVLGPLLSNLVLEQELITLIQEIFLVAQNSDDPRLKHYASWAVTFLRHSLFTEETSYEEIAVSNQSGVHESIPQGLAEDSLVMKLSLWLINVNYPELGTRINICTVSCALRCLSHAPRLPSLDWGAVIRRCMTYSDQVDEVTTRNLALRRTLREECFLFSFSHGNQSDSLLGFLDELSDLPRLKTLDSHLQSLVFLHLGALLKIFSSSRLVKLFDDLAAFILWFVSSDQYNQALKVSLRVLCWKGLCLCLNESALEVQDYAYTLEHCMEVLFEMLPWSHLTDSGLYHGNSSAEWTEAIRCLGKARQSWLSNLLMVLEANFKEENRDLRTLKKIQVKAALVRIGSVPLLELAKLKAVILDTNSEVIWNILVEVAVTLHNTQENVRRQWLVDTAEILCVTSHPSTALRFLGLLCGSCCKYMPILIGDEASVLSDLPVTLFALLSGTGWEMAAESIASYIWTSTERIHDWVTHRERADYLQIDRSENDSADVLLRVLHRTSILLKDYLPVDKQLRLANMDFTLT; this is translated from the exons ATGGAGGCTTATGCTCCACTGTTAGAGAAAACCCGAATTCCTCAACCCTCACTTCAGCGACTCGCAGTAATCTCAATCTTCGAGAAGATTCGCTCCGCTCCTTCTTCCTCCGCCGGCATCGATGTTCTCAACCTCTGCCTCAATTCCGCTTCCCCGGCTGTCGTCGATCAATCCACGCGGGAGCTCTGCCGATTGGTCAAAGACTCGAAATTTGATCTCTCCACCGCCTTATTGGAGCTTCATTCTGCACTGGAAGGTTCATCGAGTCCGCAATCTCGCTGTGTTTTTGTTAAAGCGATTGGATTCCTCACAAGATTTGGATTCCAAGAAAAACCGTCTTCTTTCAGATTTCATTCGTCGGAGATTCATCCCTTCGTCAAG ATTCTTTCCTGTGGAACCGTTGTTCAGTGCGAACTAGTAAAACAAGTAGTTTTATTTATGCTCAAGTCTAAGCATCTTGGGATGGAGGCAGTTTGTGAATTCTTGGGCCCTTTCTTGAATTATTCAGTTGTTAAACTCCCGGTTATGGGGCATAGTTCAGAATTCACGAGGAACTTAATTTCCACGATATTGGCTCTCTGTTGTTCACTTCCTCAGGAGGCAATTCCCATCGTCAACCTGTTAACAGAGCGTCTCAAATATTTCTCCTGTAAGAAACCAGAA GAGGTTGTAAATATTTCTTACGTCGTTGAATGCTTGGTTGATGCGTATCTGGTTGTTCTGAGGCAGTTAGTTGGAATGAGATTT CTAGTTCGGGAGGCCCAATTATGTGGTCTGGCACTGGTGGAAGCAATTTTATTGCTGCATACAGATTTTCGCAAGTGTTCAGGCGGGGTTGAAAAAATCATAGATGCGTCAAGACACTTATTGGCTGTTCAGAAAGAGCTCAACCTTAATTATATGGTTGAATTTTCGTCAGTGATGTTATCCTTGCTCCCAATTCTAATGCAGTCGGAGCTTGAACATGAACAATATCCTGTATTGAAATTGGTTTTGTTTCTGCTGAGATGGAAAAGTGAAAGAG AATATGACATGAATGCTGTTACAAGTGAGTTGACTGAAGAACTTTTGTTCATTTTTCCTGTCCTTGCACTTGTTTCCTCTCCGTCTAGGTGTATTAAACAAATAGCCAGTGATTTACTCTCTATCCTGGGAAAGATGGCTACTGCTTTACTGATTGCACCAAAGAAAAAGCAGGCGGGAGAATGGAAGCAGCAGTCTACCACAACTCCCGGACACCTTCTGTTTAAGTTTCTAAGGAATATGTGGTTTGAG GATAAATCATCGTCGCTTGGTTTGGTTTATGTCACTATATTTTCTAGTAGGAAAGTGCTCACCAATGAGGAGCATAATAGATTAAAAACTTGGAGTTCCTCTGTAAGAGAGTATTGTCTGGGAATTATTGAAAAGCACAAGCAGAGTGCGACAATCGCTCACTCTGGGAAAAGTGTTTTGACAG AAATACCTTCGTTACTTTGTGCTACTGCGAGTGTCCTTCTTTTGCATCATCGGGGAAACTTTGTCATCGATCTCTTGGATATTGGAAGTAGTCTGGAACCTAAGCTCGGTGTTCCGTTGTTGCTTGCCGTTCTATTCTACAGTCATATATTCTCTAGTAAAGATAAAGACAATGATGCTCATGACATGCTG TTAAAACTCTTAGGTTTGCTTCCGTCACTTGCTTCACATTCGGCAATGACACCACTGGTAGTTCAGGTTCTTCTGCCAATGCTTAACAAGGATGTGAATCC TGTCATAAAAGCTACTGCAATACGCATGATTTGTAAGACATGGGTGATCAATGACCGTGTCTTTGGAACTTTGCAT GGAGCTTTGCATCAAAGTGGATTAACGCAGTTTGCATCTGAAAGAAGTATCTGCATCAGTATGGCCGTTTCTATTCTAGATGTCTGCAAACAAAACCCTGATCGAGGTGTGGACCTTATATTGTCTGTTGAG GCTTGCATTGAAAACAACGATCATTTAGTTCGGTCTCTTGGATTCCAAAGCCTTGCTTGCCTTTGTGAGGCAGATGTCATTG ATTTTTACACAGCCTGGGAGGTGATTGAAGTGCATGCACAGAACTACTTGGGAAATGCCCTTGTTGCTCATGG CCTTTCTCTGCTTTTGAAGTGGGGGGCAATGGATGCTGATGCATATCCTGAAGCTGCTACATATGTCTTGAACATATTGTGGAATATTGTAGCCTATGGAGAAGTTAGCCAGAGCTCTTTGTGGACTAGTGCTCAAGAAGCTGCCTTTGCTGCTTTATTGCGGTATGAG GTGATTCATATTCAGAGAAGCATACCTGATTTCAGCAGCAGGAACATGGAATTGCTCATCTCTCAGGCTAACCCTGAATTACTGACAGCAGTGGAAGAATTTGAAGTCAAAATTATAAACTATGAGCATCT TACACGGCAAAGATTCGTTAAGCAGAGAAAGGTCTCTGGAAACAAGATCGTTAAGCTGTTAGATGTTGTCCCTGACGTTATATTTACCTCAG GCAGTAACCACAGAGCTAAAGAATTGCCTGGTGCAGCTTTACTTGTCATTCCTACTCCCAAAGATAGGACTCACCAAAAAGTAAGAGACAAGTTCTTCATGTTATGTTTACATTATTTTGGAAATTACCGGTCTTTGATTACCAGTGCACTGGGACAACAGGATGTGCATGCTGTATATGAGGATGCAACCATGGAAATAGCTGCTTCTCTTCAGCTCTCAAGGAATATCTTACTCGCCCTTTTCTCTTTGCAATCTTGGAAACCTTTTATGCTGAGATGGATTAGGTCTGGCATCAAGGTACTTGAGGCTAAGGCGCATACAGTGCCGGATAAAACTTTGAAGGCTGCTGATTATATTATGAAG GTTATAACAAGGCTAGCTGAACTGGCAAGCCCTCAATCCGCTGAGAATATGGCCCTAGCAATGGGAGCTTTTTGTCTG GTACTACCACCTTCTTCACACACCATCAAGTCAATTGCTTCAAAGTTCTTGCTCAATTGGCTGTCTCAGTATGAGCATGAACATCGCCAGTGGTCGGCGGCAATTTCTCTTGGGTTGATATCAAGTTGCCTGCATGTGACTGATCACAAGCAAAAGTTTGAAAATATCAATGCACTCATTGAG GTGGCATCTGTTAGCAAGAGCACCCTTGTGAAAGGAGCTTGTGGAACTGGATTGGGTTTCTCGTGTCAAGATCTACTGACTAGAGTCAATGCTGGACCTAATACTCTACACGAAAAAAACACTTTCAATAAGCAGGAAACTGAATTGTTGAGGAAGATCCTTAGAAGCTTAATCCAGATGATATGTCAGTTTACTGGATCTTCAGCTCATATTCTCGAAAAGTTAGCTTCATATTTTCCTCTTGGAACAGATGATTCCACCCCACCTAGGACTGTTGAGTTTCTGAGAGAGGATGCTGTTAGCCTAGATCTGGAGGATTTATGGGGTATTGCCGGACCTATAATCGGTTTAGGGAATTCTTTTGGTGCATTATACAGGGCTGGGGCTCATGATGCAGTTCGATATTTAAAAAATCTTATCTTTTCATGGATTCCTAGTGCAAATTTCTTATCTTCAAAATCAGCTGTAAGTGAAACAGGTTGGCAAATGCCATCTCTAGGAGCATGCCTTGCGTTACCATCTATAGTGCTTTTCTGCCAAAGGGTTGAATTGATCAATCGTATTGAGTTGGTCCATCTTGTGAATGGCTTCATGGAGCTACTCTCTGAACTGATATCTGTTGAATTATCTGATACCTTCCACCAATACTTGTTGATGGCATCTTGTGTAGGAGCTGGAAGTCTTCTTTCTATCATTTTAAATGCGGGTGTGCACTCGTTAGAAGTTGAGTCTGTTAAAGGTTTGCTGGAAatatttagaagaacttactccAGTCCTCACCCTCCATTTATTCATCTCGGAGGAATGCTTGGAGTTGTAAATGCATTAGGGGCTGATGCCGGAATACTGATTCCACATTACCGTTTACCTTCCTTGCATACCACATTTAGTCAAAAG GAATCTTCTTATGTCTTGGGTCCGCTGCTTTCAAATCTGGTTCTGGAGCAAGAATTGATCACACTGATCCAAGAAATATTTCTTGTGGCTCAGAATTCTGACGATCCTCGATTGAAGCATTATGCATCGTGGGCAGTCACATTTCTTAGGCATTCTTTATTCACTGAAGAAACCTCATATGAGGAGATTGCTGTGTCCAACCAATCTGGTGTTCACGAGTCCATTCCTCAGGGCTTAGCTGAAGACAGCTTGGTCATGAAACTGTCTTTGTGGCTGATAAATGTGAATTATCCCGAG CTTGGCACCAGAATTAATATCTGCACAGTTTCTTGTGCTTTGCGATGTCTTTCACATGCTCCAAGATTGCCATCATTGGATTGGGGGGCAGTCATCAGACGGTGCATGACATATAGTGATCAAGTTGACGAAGTGACTACAAGAAATTTAGCCTTGAGGAGAACACTCAGGGAGGAGTGTttcctcttttctttttcaCATGGAAACCAATCTGATTCTCTCCTTGGCTTCCTCGATGAGCTATCTGATCTGCCAAGACTGAAGACACTTGATTCACATCTGCAGTCACTAGTGTTCTTGCACCTGGGAGCGCTGTTGAAGATATTCTCTTCTTCTAGACTAGTGAAGCTCTTTGATGATTTAGCCGCCTTCATACTGTGGTTTGTGTCTTCTGATCAATACAACCAAGCACTGAAAGTCTCATTAAGAGTTTTATGCTGGAAGGGACTGTGTCTTTGTTTAAACGAATCTGCTTTAGAGGTTCAAGACTATGCATATACTTTGGAGCATTGTATGGAGGTTCTGTTTGAAATGTTGCCGTGGTCTCACTTGACCGATTCTGGATTATATCATGGTAATTCCAGTGCAGAATGGACCGAAGCAATTAGATGCCTAGGGAAGGCTCGGCAAAGCTGGCTATCAAATCTTTTGATG GTTTTGGAGGCAAATTTCAAAGAAGAGAACAGGGATTTGAGAACTTTGAAAAAAATTCAAGTTAAAGCTGCATTAGTTCGAATTGGTTCCGTCCCTCTGTTGGAGCTAGCAAAACTGAAAGCTGTTATATTGGACACCAATTCAGAAG TTATCTGGAATATCCTGGTAGAAGTTGCTGTAACTTTGCATAACACCCAAGAAAATGTTAGAAGACAATGGCTAGTTGATACAGCTGAAATTCTGTGCGTGACAAGTCACCCTTCCACG GCATTACGGTTTCTAGGCTTGTTATGTGGCAGCTGCTGCAAATATATGCCCATTTTGATTGGAGATGAGGCGAGTGTGTTGAGTGACCTGCCGGTCACCCTTTTCGCTCTCCTATCGGGAACAGGTTGGGAGATGGCCGCGGAATCTATAGCTTCTTACATATGGACGTCAACGGAGAGGATTCATGATTGGGTCACACATAGAGAGCGTGCCGATTATTTACAGATTGACAGGAGTGAGAATGACTCTGCGGACGTCTTATTGCGGGTGCTGCATCGCACGAGTATATTGTTGAAAGATTATTTGCCAGTGGATAAACAGCTAAGACTTGCTAACATGGATTTTACGTTAACATAA